One window of Nicotiana tomentosiformis chromosome 11, ASM39032v3, whole genome shotgun sequence genomic DNA carries:
- the LOC138901982 gene encoding uncharacterized protein: MPKIPKYDRTSDPQKHITTYTTAVKGNDLAPHEIESVLLKKFGETITRGDLTWYSLLPEHFIDFFEMLADFFIKPYAGARKVQARKADIFRITQGESELLREFVTRFQKERMLLPGISDEWAAEAFTKVLNPRSSDASQKLKESLLEFQAITWADVYNQYESKIRIEYNQVGSTSSAKGREKSREKSKNDYDADKQTSRGRFLPYEQTEGHGKNFRATNKFTIDRGTDRG; the protein is encoded by the coding sequence ATGCCTAAAATTCCAAAGTATGACAGAACTTCAGACCCGCAGAAGCATATTACTACCTACACAACagcggtgaaaggaaatgatttagctcctcacgaaattgaatctgtattgctaaagaaatttggagaaactatCACGAGGGGAGatctaacgtggtattcattattacccgagcattTCATAGATttctttgagatgctcgcggatttTTTCATTAAGCCTTatgccggggccagaaaagtTCAAGCCCGTAAGGCTGACATATTCAGGATCACACAGGGAGAATctgaattattacgagagtttgttactcgattccagaaagaaagaatgttgctcccagGCATctcggatgaatgggcagctgaagcattcaccaaagtattgaatccaagaagttcagacgcttcccagaagctgaaggagagcctgcttgagtttcaagcaataacttgggcagatgtataCAAccagtacgagtcaaagataaggatcgaataTAACCAGGTCGGTTCGACATCATCAGCCAAAGGACGGGAGAAaagcagagaaaaatcaaagaatgACTACGACGCGGATAAACAGACTTCAAGGGGCCGATTTTTGCCCTACGAGCAGACCGAAGGCCATGGCAAAAACTTTCGGGCAACAAACAAATTCACCATTGACAGAGGGACCGATCGTGGTTGA